One region of Nitrospira sp. genomic DNA includes:
- a CDS encoding zinc ribbon domain-containing protein codes for MKPCPACGRALPEINRYCTQCGASVAGSADRPGASPAPDSAREQLNLNILYGMVTVLIVSLVMPPWETPPSQPAAFLGFHFILSPPQPDAIVSRLLLTIELTTTAIAGLYLSFLFREKR; via the coding sequence ATGAAACCCTGTCCTGCCTGCGGACGTGCCTTGCCGGAAATCAACCGCTACTGCACTCAGTGCGGTGCGAGTGTTGCGGGCAGCGCCGACCGACCCGGCGCGTCACCCGCTCCCGACTCCGCCAGAGAACAACTGAATCTGAACATTCTTTATGGCATGGTCACGGTCCTGATCGTCTCGCTCGTGATGCCCCCCTGGGAAACGCCGCCCTCGCAACCGGCTGCCTTCCTCGGATTTCATTTCATTCTCTCCCCGCCGCAACCGGATGCCATCGTCAGCCGGCTGTTGCTCACAATTGAGCTCACCACGACCGCCATCGCAGGACTATACCTGTCGTTTCTCTTTCGCGAAAAACGGTAG